In Fusobacterium hwasookii, a single window of DNA contains:
- a CDS encoding TIM barrel protein: MYKLLNMADFYSNEELEKDMQYFSEKYGFDGFELIKFFDGDNSPLKKYIKGYHMRFFPSWMELYLEDFHSLHDELKDEKYFKSLCGGHSKKELIEYYKRELKIAKELEVEYVVFHACNVKVTEAMTYDFKYSDKEILNAVISIINEIFEDGEYDFKLLFENLWWSGLRLTNKEEIEYLLNGVKYKNVGFILDTGHMINNNRDIKNSKEGIKYIKENIENIGEYKNLIYGIHLNYSLSGEYVNRAIKENKEKNLSIEEIMNNVYQHVGSIDYHDPFEDKEIIDVINSLPIKYLVFELIGDTREELENKIQRQWKIFN; encoded by the coding sequence ATGTATAAATTATTAAATATGGCAGATTTTTATTCAAATGAAGAACTTGAAAAGGATATGCAATATTTTTCTGAAAAATATGGTTTTGATGGTTTTGAATTAATTAAATTTTTTGATGGGGATAACAGCCCTTTAAAAAAATATATAAAAGGTTATCATATGAGATTCTTTCCTTCTTGGATGGAACTATATTTAGAAGATTTCCATTCTTTACATGATGAACTCAAAGATGAAAAATATTTTAAATCTCTTTGTGGAGGACATAGCAAAAAAGAATTAATTGAATACTATAAAAGAGAGTTAAAAATTGCAAAAGAGCTGGAAGTTGAGTATGTGGTTTTCCATGCTTGTAATGTCAAAGTTACAGAGGCAATGACTTATGATTTTAAATACTCTGATAAGGAAATTTTAAATGCAGTAATTTCAATAATCAATGAAATTTTTGAAGATGGAGAGTATGATTTTAAACTTCTATTTGAAAATTTATGGTGGTCAGGACTTAGACTTACAAATAAAGAAGAAATTGAGTATCTTTTAAATGGAGTAAAATATAAAAATGTTGGCTTTATTTTAGACACTGGCCATATGATTAACAATAATAGAGATATTAAAAATTCAAAAGAGGGAATAAAATATATTAAAGAGAATATAGAAAACATAGGAGAGTACAAAAATTTAATATATGGAATACATCTTAATTATTCACTGTCAGGAGAATATGTAAATAGAGCTATAAAAGAAAATAAAGAAAAAAATTTAAGTATAGAAGAGATAATGAATAATGTTTATCAACATGTAGGTTCTATTGATTATCATGACCCTTTTGAAGATAAAGAAATTATAGATGTTATAAACTCACTACCAATAAAATATCTTGTTTTTGAATTAATAGGAGATACAAGGGAAGAATTGGAAAATAAAATTCAAAGACAGTGGAAAATATTCAATTAA
- a CDS encoding ABC transporter substrate-binding protein, which yields MKKLFLFIILLFSFSIVNAKGVQTKKYNHIVSLTLSGDEMLLGLVPENRIAGLSGKINEDKEISNVVDKAKKFPKVEGNEEVLMSLEPDLIIVADWLSKRITDIGAITGAKVYFYKTPNSYEEQKKLIRDLANLVEEKENGEKLIKNMDDRLKALQNKIAKNYKGAKPRILMYTSFGTTSGKNTTFNDMVKLINGVNVVAEAGIDGFKDISKEKVIELNPDIIIVPIAKKYDNVNKISKLFFEDPSFKNVKAIKNKKVYFIQYKDITPTSQYMINSIEELAKVVYQFKE from the coding sequence TTGAAAAAGTTATTTTTATTTATAATTTTGTTATTCTCTTTTTCTATTGTAAATGCTAAGGGAGTACAGACTAAAAAATATAATCATATTGTATCTTTAACTTTGAGTGGAGATGAAATGTTATTAGGACTTGTTCCTGAAAATAGAATAGCAGGTTTAAGTGGAAAAATTAATGAAGATAAAGAGATTTCCAATGTTGTAGATAAGGCTAAGAAGTTTCCAAAAGTTGAAGGTAATGAAGAAGTTTTAATGTCTTTAGAGCCTGATTTAATAATAGTAGCTGATTGGTTGTCAAAAAGAATAACTGATATCGGAGCTATAACAGGTGCAAAAGTATATTTTTACAAGACACCAAATAGCTATGAAGAGCAAAAGAAATTAATAAGAGATCTAGCTAATTTAGTTGAAGAAAAAGAAAATGGTGAAAAGCTAATAAAAAATATGGATGATAGGTTAAAAGCCTTACAAAATAAGATAGCTAAAAACTATAAAGGAGCAAAACCTAGAATTCTTATGTATACTTCATTTGGCACGACAAGTGGTAAAAATACAACTTTTAATGATATGGTTAAATTAATAAATGGGGTTAATGTTGTAGCTGAAGCAGGAATTGATGGATTTAAAGATATTTCTAAGGAAAAGGTAATAGAGTTAAATCCTGATATTATCATAGTACCAATAGCTAAAAAATATGATAATGTAAATAAAATTTCAAAATTATTTTTTGAAGACCCTAGTTTTAAAAATGTAAAGGCTATAAAAAATAAGAAAGTTTACTTTATTCAGTATAAGGATATTACACCTACTTCTCAATATATGATTAACAGTATTGAAGAATTAGCAAAAGTTGTATATCAGTTCAAGGAGTAA
- a CDS encoding TonB-dependent receptor family protein, with protein sequence MKKKFMLLALIVLGGVSVFAEESPVLELKETVVTSDSFGTPIRETAKNMTIINAKEIKEKGAKTVVDALRGVPGVVVRQMDGGSPMIDLRGSGATAQFNTVILLDGIPVSGLAGFNLNTVPIEEIEKIEVLQGAGAVMYGDGAIGGVVNIITKAPINKAVYGGAGLEVSSWETIRENVYLGGKIGDKFLLNGSYSGNTSEDYRNRAPQYENKKDKRDSLWLRGKYLLDNGSIAVNYNHSENKDYFTGAISKEKFDDNPRQIGSWNDYTYGINDIINAKYNQKINDKLDIFLTGGYYHNKNKKGNNSTSEYFIRPEVKVTYAKDSYVTLGLDYRDGKKEFKDDVFINGVIQKAPDDTRKSFAGYIMNKSTFGNFQFTQGYRREKVKYEYSSKVYDPMTWAVKEIKPHSADYANNDSFEFEVNYLYSDTGNVFFNYTRALRTPTIQDAGAWYGPVKTQKNDIFEIGLRDAYKNTSISTSVFYINSKNEIYYDKTNPLSMNNQNFDGKVRRIGAQLSLAHYFDKFTLREKISYIAPKVTSGVYKGNEFAGVSRWTANVGATYNITKGLTANVDGYYQSNAYAEDDFDNYFSKGNNYVTVDANLSYAFENGIELYTGVSNLFDKKYANTITSDRGSWGTKPRTVYYPANGRSVYAGIKYTF encoded by the coding sequence ATGAAGAAAAAATTTATGTTATTGGCTTTAATTGTTTTAGGAGGAGTAAGTGTTTTTGCAGAGGAAAGTCCTGTTTTGGAGCTTAAAGAAACAGTTGTAACTTCTGATAGTTTTGGAACACCTATTCGTGAAACAGCAAAAAATATGACTATTATTAATGCAAAAGAAATCAAAGAAAAAGGTGCAAAAACTGTTGTTGATGCACTTAGAGGAGTTCCAGGTGTTGTTGTAAGACAAATGGATGGAGGTTCTCCAATGATAGATTTAAGAGGCTCAGGAGCAACAGCACAATTTAATACTGTTATCTTATTAGATGGTATTCCAGTAAGTGGACTTGCAGGATTTAACTTAAATACTGTTCCAATTGAAGAAATTGAAAAAATAGAAGTTCTTCAAGGAGCAGGGGCAGTTATGTATGGAGATGGAGCTATTGGTGGAGTGGTAAATATTATCACAAAAGCACCAATAAATAAAGCTGTTTATGGTGGGGCAGGATTAGAAGTAAGTTCTTGGGAAACTATAAGAGAAAATGTTTATCTTGGTGGAAAAATTGGAGATAAATTTTTATTAAATGGTTCATATTCAGGAAATACAAGTGAGGATTATAGAAATAGAGCTCCTCAATATGAAAATAAAAAAGATAAAAGAGATAGTCTTTGGTTAAGAGGAAAATATTTATTAGATAATGGAAGTATAGCAGTAAACTATAATCATAGTGAAAATAAAGATTATTTCACTGGTGCTATAAGTAAAGAAAAATTTGATGATAACCCAAGACAAATAGGTTCTTGGAATGATTATACATATGGCATAAATGATATTATCAATGCAAAATATAATCAAAAAATAAATGATAAACTTGATATTTTCTTAACAGGCGGATATTATCATAATAAAAATAAAAAAGGAAATAACTCAACTAGTGAATATTTTATAAGACCAGAAGTAAAAGTAACTTATGCAAAAGATAGTTATGTTACATTGGGACTTGATTATAGAGATGGAAAAAAAGAGTTTAAAGATGATGTTTTTATAAATGGTGTAATCCAAAAAGCTCCTGATGATACAAGAAAATCTTTTGCTGGTTATATTATGAATAAATCAACTTTTGGTAACTTCCAATTTACACAAGGATATCGTAGAGAAAAAGTAAAATATGAATATAGTTCAAAAGTTTATGACCCTATGACTTGGGCAGTAAAGGAAATAAAACCACATTCAGCAGATTATGCAAATAATGATAGTTTTGAATTCGAGGTAAATTATTTATATTCTGATACAGGAAATGTTTTCTTTAACTATACAAGAGCTTTAAGAACTCCAACAATACAAGATGCAGGTGCTTGGTATGGACCAGTTAAAACTCAAAAGAATGATATTTTTGAAATAGGATTAAGAGATGCATATAAGAATACTTCAATATCAACATCTGTATTTTATATAAATTCTAAAAATGAAATTTACTATGATAAAACAAATCCATTAAGTATGAATAATCAAAATTTTGATGGAAAAGTAAGAAGGATTGGGGCACAATTATCGCTAGCACATTACTTTGATAAATTTACATTGAGAGAAAAAATTTCTTATATAGCACCAAAGGTGACAAGTGGAGTCTATAAAGGAAATGAGTTTGCAGGAGTATCAAGATGGACAGCAAATGTGGGAGCAACTTATAATATTACAAAAGGTCTTACTGCAAATGTGGATGGATACTATCAAAGTAATGCCTATGCGGAAGATGATTTTGACAACTATTTCTCAAAAGGAAATAATTATGTAACAGTTGATGCAAATCTATCTTATGCTTTTGAAAATGGAATAGAACTTTATACAGGTGTTAGCAATTTATTTGATAAAAAATATGCAAATACAATAACTTCAGATAGAGGTAGTTGGGGGACAAAGCCAAGAACAGTTTACTATCCAGCTAATGGAAGAAGTGTGTATGCAGGAATTAAATATACATTCTAA
- a CDS encoding ABC transporter ATP-binding protein, with product MKNILEVKNLSYSVGENKILKDISFKCQSGEIIGIIGPNGSGKTTLLKTINGINPISSGDILLNSKSTKEYTEKELARDISFMNQNTNIEFDFPCIDIVVLGRYPYLERFQEYSKKDMELAEKYMELTDTLKFRDKSILQLSGGERQRVLFAKILTQESQVILLDEPTASLDMRHEEDLLKEVSKEKDKDKIIILVIHNLRTAIKYCSRLILLSNGNIVKDGTVEEVITEENLNNVFGIKTKVYYNEISKSLDFSIV from the coding sequence ATGAAAAATATTTTAGAAGTAAAAAACCTATCTTACTCTGTGGGGGAGAATAAAATATTAAAAGATATAAGTTTTAAATGTCAATCAGGTGAAATTATAGGGATAATAGGACCTAATGGTTCTGGGAAAACCACTCTTTTAAAGACTATAAATGGAATAAATCCAATAAGTAGTGGAGATATTTTATTAAATAGTAAAAGTACCAAAGAATACACAGAAAAGGAATTAGCAAGGGATATTTCTTTTATGAATCAAAACACTAATATTGAGTTTGATTTTCCTTGCATTGATATTGTAGTTTTAGGAAGATATCCATATTTAGAAAGATTTCAAGAATATTCTAAAAAAGATATGGAACTTGCGGAAAAATATATGGAGCTTACAGATACTTTAAAATTTAGAGATAAATCTATATTGCAACTATCAGGAGGAGAAAGACAAAGAGTGTTATTTGCAAAAATTCTTACACAAGAAAGTCAAGTGATACTTTTAGATGAGCCTACTGCTAGTCTTGATATGAGGCATGAAGAAGATTTGTTAAAAGAAGTTTCAAAGGAAAAAGATAAGGATAAAATTATAATATTGGTAATTCATAATTTAAGAACAGCTATTAAGTATTGTTCAAGGCTAATACTTCTATCTAATGGAAATATTGTAAAAGATGGAACTGTTGAAGAAGTTATCACAGAGGAAAACTTAAATAATGTCTTTGGGATAAAAACAAAAGTTTATTACAATGAGATTTCTAAATCCTTAGATTTCTCTATAGTATAG
- a CDS encoding helicase HerA domain-containing protein: MLSSIGVVKKVFFNKIVIEMDDMRKLNQNYKGDLYSCEGLDTFILLDKSYEEKLIYQISALYDEEKPLEKEDNSKFQVKAYFEAVPIGNIIKEKFEYGIERYPLLGDEVYLASKEELNKILGNDLEINENNFIIGELSNKKGYYPKINIDNFFTTHISILGNTGSGKSTTIKTIIKKLSEKIDKNFKKENVNFYIFDIHNEYTNISSPLSNKTSLDEISIPLELLKKEDWLNLVLPSTAVQLPILINTLKLGNLLENSQAGLTTELD, from the coding sequence ATGTTATCATCAATAGGAGTTGTAAAAAAAGTATTTTTTAATAAAATAGTTATAGAAATGGATGATATGAGAAAATTAAATCAAAACTATAAGGGAGATTTATATTCTTGTGAGGGTTTAGATACTTTTATTTTGTTAGATAAATCATATGAAGAAAAATTAATTTACCAGATATCAGCATTGTATGATGAAGAAAAGCCATTAGAAAAAGAAGATAATTCTAAATTTCAAGTTAAGGCATATTTTGAAGCGGTACCTATTGGAAATATAATAAAAGAAAAATTTGAATATGGTATAGAAAGATATCCTCTGTTAGGAGATGAAGTTTATTTAGCTTCTAAGGAAGAATTAAATAAAATACTAGGAAATGATTTAGAAATAAATGAAAATAATTTTATAATAGGAGAATTATCAAATAAAAAGGGATATTATCCTAAAATTAATATTGATAATTTTTTTACAACCCATATAAGTATATTGGGTAATACAGGTTCTGGAAAATCAACAACAATAAAAACAATTATAAAAAAATTATCAGAAAAAATAGATAAAAATTTTAAAAAAGAAAATGTTAATTTTTATATATTTGATATTCATAATGAATATACCAATATAAGTTCTCCATTATCTAATAAAACCTCTCTTGATGAAATAAGTATACCATTGGAATTACTAAAAAAAGAGGACTGGTTAAATTTAGTACTTCCTTCCACTGCTGTTCAACTTCCTATTTTAATAAATACTTTAAAATTAGGAAATCTTTTAGAAAATTCTCAAGCTGGATTAACAACAGAACTGGATTAA
- a CDS encoding type I restriction-modification system subunit M, with protein sequence MTNNEIVQKLWNLCNVLRDDGITYHEYVTELTYILFLKMLAEQENEENVGIPEEYHWNNLVKLDGLELKNTYQRALIDLGQKGDNLAIIYRNAKTNIEEPANLKKIFSEIDKMDWYSVDKEDFGDLYEGLLEKNASEKKSGAGQYFTPRVLIDTIVKVTKPQLKERICDPASGTLGFIISTNRYIKEKTDEYYGISEEDYVFQKKEAFSACELVPDTHRLGIMNALLHGVEGNFLQGDTLSATGIQLKNFDLILSNPPFGTKKGGERATREDLVFSSSNKQLNFLQVIYRSLNLTGKARAGVILPDNVLFESGIGNEIREDLLNKCNVHTILRLPTGIFYAPGVKTNVLFFDRAKTDIGNTKNIWFYDLRTNMPNFGKTTPLTEKYFEEFISTYENDKEKEKLERWTKISIDEIIKKDYSLDLGLIKDESLLDVETLPNPILNTNETIEKLEEAIDLLKSVVNELKNCGLSEED encoded by the coding sequence ATGACAAATAATGAGATTGTTCAAAAGTTGTGGAATTTATGTAATGTATTAAGAGATGATGGAATTACCTATCATGAATATGTAACAGAATTGACTTATATATTATTCTTAAAAATGCTTGCAGAACAAGAAAATGAAGAGAATGTCGGAATACCAGAAGAATATCATTGGAATAATTTAGTTAAGTTAGATGGTTTAGAATTAAAAAATACTTATCAAAGAGCCTTAATAGATTTAGGGCAAAAAGGTGATAATTTAGCCATTATTTATAGAAATGCTAAAACAAATATTGAAGAGCCTGCTAATTTAAAAAAGATTTTCTCTGAGATAGACAAAATGGATTGGTATTCAGTGGATAAAGAAGATTTTGGAGATTTGTATGAAGGTTTACTTGAAAAAAATGCCTCTGAAAAGAAATCAGGAGCAGGACAATATTTTACACCAAGAGTCTTAATAGACACTATTGTTAAGGTTACAAAGCCACAACTTAAAGAAAGAATTTGTGACCCTGCCTCTGGAACATTAGGTTTTATTATATCTACAAATAGATATATAAAAGAAAAGACTGATGAATATTATGGTATATCAGAAGAAGATTATGTTTTTCAAAAGAAAGAAGCTTTTTCAGCATGTGAATTAGTTCCAGATACTCATAGACTTGGTATAATGAATGCCTTACTTCATGGAGTGGAAGGAAATTTCTTACAAGGGGATACTCTTTCAGCAACAGGAATACAGTTGAAGAATTTTGATTTAATTTTATCTAATCCTCCTTTTGGAACAAAAAAAGGTGGAGAAAGAGCAACAAGAGAGGATTTAGTCTTTTCTTCATCTAATAAACAATTAAATTTTTTACAAGTTATATATCGTTCTTTAAATTTAACTGGAAAAGCAAGAGCAGGAGTAATACTTCCAGATAATGTGTTATTTGAAAGTGGAATTGGAAATGAAATTAGAGAGGATTTGTTAAATAAATGTAATGTCCATACTATATTAAGATTGCCAACAGGGATATTTTATGCACCAGGAGTAAAGACTAATGTTTTATTCTTTGATAGAGCTAAGACTGATATAGGAAATACTAAAAATATTTGGTTCTATGATTTAAGAACTAATATGCCTAATTTTGGTAAGACAACACCACTTACTGAAAAATATTTTGAAGAATTTATTTCAACTTATGAAAATGATAAAGAAAAAGAAAAATTAGAAAGATGGACAAAAATTAGTATAGATGAAATCATTAAAAAAGATTATTCTCTTGATTTAGGATTAATAAAAGATGAAAGTTTATTAGATGTTGAAACTTTACCTAATCCAATTTTAAACACTAATGAAACAATTGAAAAGTTAGAAGAAGCTATTGATTTACTAAAATCTGTTGTAAATGAATTAAAAAATTGTGGATTAAGTGAGGAAGATTAA
- a CDS encoding SIR2 family protein has product MRILGIYKKFYNVIFKIRNKSKNPINVFTTNYDLFNEKALENLKINYCNGFSGFIERVFEPSIFKQRIVDEENRYKEKWNPLKRYVRLYKIHGSIDWIEKDDKIQQVQEYSGKENILIYPTQAKHFETQYTPYSELFREMSIKLQSPNTTLIILGYGFSDDHINNLIAQSLINEDFNLIILSSLKEERAKEFFNKYNDNTNIHFIGGKNEKGESLHYFNTFLSILSGGVID; this is encoded by the coding sequence TTGAGAATACTAGGAATATATAAAAAATTTTATAATGTTATATTTAAAATAAGAAATAAAAGTAAAAATCCAATTAATGTATTTACTACAAACTATGATTTATTTAATGAAAAAGCATTAGAAAATTTAAAAATTAATTATTGTAATGGATTTAGTGGATTTATAGAAAGAGTTTTTGAACCTTCTATTTTTAAACAAAGAATAGTAGATGAAGAAAATAGATATAAAGAAAAATGGAATCCTTTAAAAAGATATGTAAGACTTTATAAAATACACGGTTCAATAGATTGGATAGAAAAAGATGATAAAATTCAACAAGTGCAGGAATATAGTGGAAAGGAAAATATTTTAATATACCCAACACAAGCTAAACATTTTGAAACTCAATATACTCCTTACTCCGAACTATTTAGAGAAATGAGTATAAAATTACAAAGTCCTAATACGACTTTAATAATACTAGGGTATGGATTTTCAGATGACCATATAAATAATTTAATAGCACAATCTTTAATAAACGAGGACTTTAATTTAATAATTTTAAGTTCACTTAAAGAAGAAAGAGCAAAAGAATTTTTTAATAAATATAATGATAACACGAATATTCATTTTATAGGTGGTAAAAATGAAAAAGGAGAATCTTTACATTATTTTAATACTTTTCTATCTATTCTAAGTGGAGGGGTGATAGATTAA
- a CDS encoding ATP-binding protein: MNSLDSYIGENNAEELLYEKLKNAEVSIKNIITLKIALDTILAIEEAKGGNQIRNYCSPLITRVDNLINQYSKTLFSNDENKLDKFNLLLKHKDKAFEIINCSGYDNHDLLFITSFILNNIYEREKNNRKNNEKNLIHFIFDEAHTYISENTDVTSFNPIAVFEKMAKEGRKFGLFMILSSQRPSELSKTVLSQCNNFILHRIRNNIDLEQMRKSIPYILDAQLLRLSYLKTGHALVVGEGFNIQLELKIHNDIEDKSSETFKPSEVWKK, from the coding sequence TTGAATAGTTTAGATAGCTATATAGGAGAAAATAATGCAGAAGAATTATTATATGAAAAACTAAAAAATGCAGAAGTTTCAATAAAAAATATAATTACCTTGAAAATAGCTTTAGATACTATATTAGCAATAGAAGAAGCAAAAGGGGGAAATCAAATTAGAAATTATTGTTCACCATTAATTACTAGAGTTGATAATTTAATTAATCAATATTCTAAAACTCTATTTTCAAATGATGAAAACAAGTTAGATAAATTTAATTTATTATTAAAACACAAAGATAAAGCATTTGAAATAATAAATTGTAGTGGTTATGATAATCATGATTTACTTTTTATTACAAGTTTTATTTTAAATAATATTTATGAAAGAGAAAAAAATAATAGAAAGAATAATGAAAAAAATTTAATTCATTTTATTTTTGATGAAGCACATACTTATATATCAGAAAATACAGATGTCACTAGCTTTAATCCTATTGCTGTATTTGAAAAAATGGCAAAAGAAGGAAGAAAATTTGGGTTATTTATGATTTTATCTAGTCAAAGACCTTCTGAACTATCAAAAACAGTTTTATCTCAATGTAATAATTTTATTTTACATAGAATAAGAAATAATATTGATTTAGAACAAATGAGAAAAAGTATACCTTATATTTTAGATGCACAATTATTAAGATTATCATATTTAAAAACTGGACATGCTTTGGTAGTAGGTGAAGGTTTTAATATACAATTAGAGTTAAAAATACATAATGATATTGAAGATAAAAGTTCAGAAACATTTAAACCAAGTGAAGTTTGGAAAAAATAA
- a CDS encoding restriction endonuclease subunit S, translating to MFFPLPPLNEQKRIVEKLDFLFDKIKKAKEIIEEIKIDIENRKISILDRAYKGILSSKWRNENKTSDVKELLKTINDEKIKKWEEECLQAEKEGKKKPKKPTITEIEDMIVPVDEQPYKLPDNWVWVRLGDIIDNIKYGYTASSQENGEVKLLRITDIQNDEVNWNTVPYCKISEEEFETYQLKVRDILIARTGGTIGKTFLIREIPKNLKSVYASYLIKFYPNKNISEIYLKNYFSTDLYWKLLKMKSRGTGQPNVNSPSLQALLVPLPPLEEQQEVVRILDEVLENENKVKELLELEERIDVLEKSILNKAFKGELGTQNSSDEPAIKLLKEIL from the coding sequence TTGTTTTTTCCTTTACCTCCATTAAATGAACAAAAAAGAATAGTAGAAAAATTAGACTTTTTATTTGATAAAATTAAAAAAGCAAAAGAGATAATAGAAGAAATAAAAATTGATATTGAAAATAGAAAAATATCAATATTAGATAGAGCTTATAAAGGAATATTATCATCTAAATGGAGAAATGAGAATAAGACTTCTGATGTAAAAGAACTTTTAAAAACTATAAATGATGAAAAAATTAAAAAATGGGAAGAAGAATGTTTACAAGCAGAGAAAGAAGGTAAAAAAAAGCCTAAGAAACCTACTATAACAGAAATTGAAGATATGATAGTTCCAGTTGATGAACAACCATATAAACTTCCTGATAATTGGGTGTGGGTGAGATTAGGAGATATTATTGATAATATAAAATATGGTTATACTGCTTCTAGTCAAGAAAATGGAGAAGTTAAATTATTAAGGATAACAGATATCCAAAATGATGAAGTTAATTGGAATACTGTTCCATATTGTAAAATTTCAGAAGAAGAATTTGAAACATATCAACTAAAAGTTAGAGATATTTTAATAGCTAGAACGGGTGGAACTATTGGTAAAACTTTTTTAATTAGAGAAATTCCCAAAAATTTAAAATCTGTTTATGCTTCATACTTAATTAAATTTTACCCTAATAAAAATATTTCAGAAATTTATTTAAAAAATTATTTCAGTACAGATTTATATTGGAAATTATTGAAAATGAAATCAAGAGGAACAGGGCAACCAAATGTAAACTCACCATCTTTACAAGCCTTACTAGTTCCTCTACCCCCACTAGAAGAACAACAAGAAGTTGTTAGAATACTAGATGAAGTTTTGGAAAATGAGAATAAGGTAAAAGAATTATTAGAACTTGAAGAAAGAATAGATGTATTAGAAAAATCAATTTTGAATAAAGCTTTCAAAGGGGAGCTAGGAACTCAAAATAGCAGTGATGAGCCTGCAATTAAATTATTGAAAGAAATTTTATAA
- a CDS encoding DUF3800 domain-containing protein: MDNLYLILDESGNLHKNSKDRYFIIGGYLTNNALKARQLFKKELSTYKINNNLGNTTEVKGSMIKNYDKRGILLSISNKMSKNNFYIPVFIVIDKNNLEKPIEKVNILYNYFIKLLVTRLATLNLINNQANLIIKLDNKTIKIGSINTLEEYLQGEFYFNSKINLDKVYYIDSVKNFEIQLADFICNYYWRCYEKESIKATNIKFMKIEILYFPPHNFGI, translated from the coding sequence TTGGATAATTTGTATTTAATTCTTGATGAGTCAGGAAATTTACATAAAAATAGTAAAGATAGATACTTTATTATAGGAGGATATTTGACTAACAATGCCTTAAAAGCTAGACAATTATTTAAAAAAGAATTATCTACTTATAAAATTAACAATAATTTAGGTAATACAACAGAAGTCAAAGGTTCTATGATAAAAAATTATGATAAAAGAGGTATATTACTATCTATTTCAAATAAAATGTCAAAAAATAATTTTTATATTCCAGTTTTCATAGTTATTGATAAAAATAACTTAGAAAAACCTATTGAAAAAGTTAATATATTATATAATTATTTTATAAAACTTTTAGTAACAAGATTAGCAACTCTAAATTTAATAAACAATCAAGCAAATCTTATAATAAAACTAGATAATAAAACAATAAAAATTGGCTCTATTAACACATTAGAAGAATATTTACAAGGTGAGTTTTATTTTAATTCCAAGATAAATTTAGATAAAGTATATTATATAGATTCAGTAAAGAATTTTGAAATCCAATTAGCTGATTTTATATGTAATTATTATTGGAGATGTTATGAAAAAGAAAGTATAAAAGCAACAAATATAAAGTTTATGAAAATAGAAATACTTTATTTTCCACCACATAATTTTGGTATATGA